Genomic segment of Citrus sinensis cultivar Valencia sweet orange chromosome 7, DVS_A1.0, whole genome shotgun sequence:
TCATTTGTACTTGCCCCCTGGATTGGAAAAGGCAAATGCAATCAAAGAAGTCTCTGCTATATGGTTATGCTTGCATTAACATTGAGCTGCAAATAATGTTGCTCTTTAACTTAATCATCCAATGACTTTCAAGACCCTTTCTCTCGATTCAAAACAGAAGACGATCATCAAAGATATATTAGACATCTTTATGAATGTCAAAGAAGACTATTGAAGACGAAAGCGTGTCACTTGCATTGCTCAGTCAAATCCTGGGAAAGAGCTCCTTGTGAATATTTCAACCACTATTTGCCTATTTGGTAAATGTGagtaaagaattttaatccatTATGCAGCTCTCATCTCCATTATATTCTCTGTTTTCTTTGTTGGCATATTGCAGACGATGCATTTGTTTGATCTCATTACGAACTACTTATTTCTAGAGATTTTATGCaaactttataattaaaatcttagAATAACTGTAATAAACTAGCAGCAAAGGGTCATATGAGAAGAAATTGTTCATAAAGATTAGTTATTTTACATCACAGAGATCTGTTGCCAAAAAAGTGTCCTCAATAAGGCAAATTACTGCCCAAAAAATTTCTACAATTAGTCCCTGCCTTGTTAGTTTGTTGCTTTTTGTTGTTGAGTCATCTTTGCATGGAGAAACTTGACAAGCCCGTTAAGGGAAACTTCAGCATTTGTGCTCTTCATCAACTCACCAGCCACTTCTGCAGGTGTAACATTCACTTCCTTTATCAGCTCTTCAATTTGTTCAAAAAGGTGGTGATGGCTGATACCCAGATAGTTGAATGCAAGTTGTTTAAACACAGAAGTGTTGCAATATGACATATGAAGATGCATGTCCATGCGGCCAGGTCTCAGCAATGCCGGGTCGAGTTTCTCTTTGTGGTTTGTTGTAAAAACAATGATGCGACCCTCACCACAACAAGACCACAAACCATCAATGAAATTCAATAGTCCTGAGAGTGTCACCTTGTTCTCCTCTTGATTCGTTGCTTGTACTTCTGATGATTCTCGATTCTGTAGCTTGACAGAGCAATCAATATCTTCTATTACAAGCATTGATCGGCTTGGCATTGTGAGCAGCAGAAACCTGAGTTCTGAATTGGATTTAACTGCGCTTAAATCCAGGTCATAGATGTCAAATTTGAGTTGATTAGCCATGGCTGCAATCAAGCTTGACTTGCCAGTCCCCGGAGGGCCATATAGCAAATACCCACGTTTCCAAGCCTTCCCAATTCTTGTGTAATATTCTTTCCcattcataaaattttctaaatccTCCGTGATTTCCTTCTTGAGCTCTGAATCAAGAGCAAGAGTCTTGAATGTCATTGGATGCTTAAGCACAATGTTATTTGCATCCCAACGCATATGCATAACTGTATGAAGCTTTACCACTttgctttcttctttgatTGCTTTCGCCTTCTCCAGAACATGGGGCAAGTACAAGTTGAGTACTACGTCTTTATGTTTCTTGTGAAAACTTAACTCATAATGTCTAACTTCTGATCGAAGAGACGCGTTGTAATCTCCCAAGTTTGGATTTCTGTATTCCATTGATGAGGGAACTTGTGTGTAGACTAATTTCCATTTCAGCGTTACATCTTTAAAAACATCAAACGTTTCTTCATTTCTATCAAGGGCTATTTCGAAAGTCTTTTCTTTTTCGCTTTTTCCCACCCGGAATCTTTGAGCGGAGGTGGTAGTTGCCTTGTTACCCAAGTAATAATTTGCTGCTTCAAATACCTGGTTTATGGAGAATCCTTGGAATTCTTCGACAACAATGGTGAGTTGAGAAGAGAAGTATTGAGAAACCAAATGTATCTTGGAATCCAAGTAGCCGTAAAGCTCAGCTGGTAGAAAATCATTGGCAACGCTCCGAATGAGCATGGCGGATGCAGAGAGTGAAGCTGCTGTTGACAAAACTGTTTTTGCTTTGGACATTTTTTGATACCCTGAAAGAAAAGACTTGTGTAAATAAGCGCTTCCCAAAAAATGTGCTTTTGGaatgtttgattttttgtgATGATGGGTAGGCAAAGATAGTAATGCTTTGCCTCTTTTGCATTTTTTCTAACAAGACTCATGGAATTtatagagaaaattaaaaatattacactTCTGGGAGAAGTCCTTGTTCGGCCTTGTAGACTTTTGACCTTGAAAATTCTAACTCTTTTACTTGCTTGCAGCCCAAGGATTCAAAAAAGCAATTTTAATGAGAATCGGTCTTGAAGAAGCTTCTCCTTCTTAATGGGGTAATGAGTTTTTGTGGCAGTCATTgttgaagggaaaaaaaaaagtaattgaaaaatgaagcCTAAATCAAATCGCAATTTTTTCAATGCACCGCCATCTGCAAGTGCATATAAATACATTTTGtctaatatataagaatattatGGAAATGCGATAATATATTTGCTTATCGCATTAGTCATtgcttcaaattctttttaaaaaaattgtaatcctCGTCATTTATCACATTGGttcaaattcttaattttttttttaattaaaagttcaaattcttaaaaaattgtgtgaagtaaaataaaaaaaattgtaaccctcgttaattaaacaattgaaatccaaaatttatattatacagAAGTTAGTGGATGACATGATATTATCAAATAGTTTCATTATGACAACTActtattaaatcaatttagaTTAGTTTAATTGGGTCAAACGACAATATTGCTTTTACATGGTTGAATacatattttgtataaataatataatccaCCGATCAAATGATGACACATCATATCCCACATCATTTGTGATACAAATTATTTATCCCAACTATGTATATGTAGCATCGCTTGCAACCAAGGATCATTTTGCTACCAACTATGGTGATTCTAGAAGATTTGGCAAATTAAATGGATCATTCTTTCATCTCTCTTTAATGAAATAagctatttcttaataattacTTCCTGTATGATTCTTTGCCTAGCCATCACTTGCAAGAGTCGTTTATTGTTGCCGTCACATAGTTTGAATTCTGGATATTTTATAAAGTCTATTGAAATAATCATATTGTCTGAAGATTTAACTATTTACCGCCCACTGTATCAATTTGTGAGTCGGCCTTGGAATGAAGAGTCATAATTTGACTAGTATGGGTCACACACGTTTTACGTTTCTTCTAATAATCAAACCAATTCTTGGAAACGCTTAGAATGCCAGGTCAATTTTGCCTCAACGGACCTTGCTCAAGAAGGAAAGTAGATGTCAATTATTCCAAGTCATGGCCAGAAATTATGTGCCACTATAAATTCCGCGAGGCATCTCACACAAAATGCAAGAGGAGGCTAAGTCTTGACAAACACTCCATAAAGCACTGTTTGTTATTTGCATCCGTAGTTCCACTTTTCAATAGGCCAAAAATCAGAAAATGCCTAAAGCAAAATCAGTTTTGTCGACAGCAGCCTCACTTGCTGCATCTGCCATGCTTATTCGGAGCATTTGCAATGAACTTTTACCCACAGATATCCAAGACTACATCTATTCTAGCCTTCATAATCTTTCTTGCCATATCTCTCCGCAAATCACCATTGTTGTAGAAGAGTTCCAAGGGCTCTCGATAAACGAAGTGTTTGATGCAGCCAATGTGTACTTAGGTTCCATGACAACCACCAGCTCGGCTCAAAGATTTCAAGTGATGAAGAgcgagaaagaaaagagaattgGCACAACCCTCAatagaaatgaagaaatagTTGATGTTTTTGGTGATTTAAGGCTGAAATGGAAATTTGTCTGCAAACAAGTTCAAGCAACAAAAAACAGAAATTTGCTCCAACAAGATAATAATGCGAGACTGCGATCAGAAGTGAGACATTACGAGCTAAGTTTTCACAGGAAACACAAAGATGTGGTGCTAAATTTGTACTTGccacatgttttagaaaaagcaAAGGCAATCAAAGAAGAGAACCACATGGTTAAGCTTCATACGGTAGAGTATGGCTGTTGGGATGCAAATGACATGGTTCTTAAGCATGCGATGAACTTCAACACCCTTGCTTTGGATTCAGAACTCAAAAAGGCAATCATGGAGGATTTGGATAACTTCATGAATGGGAAAGAATACTACACGAGAGTTGGGAAAGCCTGGAAAAGAGGGTACTTGCTATACGGCCCTCCAGGCACCGGCAAGTCAAGCTTGATTGCAGCCATGGCTAATCACTTAAAATTTGACATCTACGACTTGGATTTAACGGATGTTCAATCGAATTCCGATCTCAGGTCTCTGCTGCTTAGCATGCCTAGTCGATCAATGCTTGTTATAGAGGATATCGATTGCTCTATCACGCTAGAGAATCGGGACTCGAAGGATCAAGCAGGACACAATCAAGGAGATAATAAGGTCACACTTTCTGGACTGCTCAATTTCATTGATGGTCTGTGGTCATGTTGCAGCGAGGGACGTATCATAATTTTCACGACCAACCATAAAGAGAAACTTGACCCTGCACTGCTGAGACCTGGTCGCATGGACATGCACATTCACATGTCGTATTGTACAGCATCTGTTTTCGAGCAACTCGCATTCAACTATCTCGGGATTTCTCATCATCATCTTTTTGAGCAAATTGAGGAGATGCTAATGAAGGTGAATGTTACGCCTGCAGAAGTGGCGGGAGAATTGATGAAGAGCAAATGCAAATATGCTGAAATTTCCCTTCAGGGGATTGTCAAGTTTCTTCATGCAAAGATGAATGAACAACATAAAGTAACaaactaatgaaataaactgaCAAATAATTTCTGCAGTACATTAGACAATTTCTGCTTTATTAACCATTGGGGAGAACGAGCGTAGAGTGCGAACGAGAATGAGAACGAGAACAAAAACGGACATCAGTTTTTCCTAAGCCatttaacaaaatcaataCACATGTGCGTCACTCAATACACACACTTATTgcataaatacataaataaggATTGGACTTCGAACTTTTGATCACTAGTCAAAAAAAGGAATTGAGGGAACGACaggaagaacaaaaaaatacataatagaATCAAATTTACCACACTGCAACTAGAAGGCCAAACAAGCACTGCAAAGTGGCATAACATGGACCCACCAACATTTTGGTTCTCCATTCAATGGAACATCGAGAAGCCAACTGTTGTTACCGTAAGATCAGAGGTGCCGCTGGGACTACAAAGAATCTAACTTGACACTTTCAATCATCGAGTTTCATCCTCGAGGGCGCGGAAACCAGCGGTCAGATCCTCATGCAGCTTTTTGAATTTAGCAACCAGAGCTGGTTCTCCTTCTGCTGGGTCCTCAAACTTCTGTGATCTGCATTACCATGAATCAACAGATTATGACATACTTCCATTCAAATATATCaaatacccttttttttttttaaattcattttttacatGAACTAGCAGAACAGTTTACTTACACTAATCTGTAAAATAGATCTCCCAGCCGATGCTTGATAAGGGTGTAAGTTATCTTCTGACCATCCATACCAGCTCCTTTCTCTACGGCCTACAGAATTAGATTCAATTTCTATTATGTACAAACCCAAAAGAAGCATCTCTCAGTCATAAAATTTCACACTTAAAAAAGGATTAAACGAGATGTCTCTGTTCAAAGCCTAAAAGACAGCAATCCAGTACCCAACcgaaacatatatatatatatataatcactTGTACTGAAAAACGGAGCAAGTTAAAGCATATGCATATTTCCTTTCCTTCACCAGAATCTTTTAAAGACCAAAAGAAGCGACATAGAATCTGGAGATATTGGACTTTGAGgaagatgaaataaaaagtttaCCTGATTGGCCAAGTTATAGAAATGGATAATGTTACGCATCATCCAAACAGACTTGTAGAAAGGGCAGAACTTGTCATATCTGTCAAAGAAAACCAATTAAAAAAGGGCATGtaagaaacaagaaaactaCTAATGACAAGTGAAACCAACATACcgaataaataagaatatcaGAAAAATGGATGCTACAGAGATTAAACACAGAGAAACTAACACTTACGGAGTAAATGCGTTCTGAGCAAGATAGTCCTCCCTCAAAAGCTTAGCAGTCTCTAGCGTAATCTTATCTCCTTCAGCCAAAGCATCCTTTCCGACAAGCTGACAGCAGGAATATACATAGAGATTCagatataaagaaaaataggaAGTGCATATTTTTCCAGAATCTTCTTACCTAATGGTACAAAATAATTGTATCATTGGTTTAGACACACAAATCACTTTAAATATACGAAACTGAGGGGGCGGCAGATTGGTCTAAATATATTCTTGGGATATATCCATTTTCCCAGGGGAAACCACCGAAATTTAGTGTATATGATTTTCTAGAAAGCTAACAAGTGTTGGATTGTATTAGACTTCATCTTCACAAAAGCTTGGGGATTATAAAAGTCCTATGATCACCATATAACACTTGCTTCTAAGCAAACACAAATTTCTAGACATTCAATGTTCTTCATATCATTGAGACAGGGGTAGGAGAAAAGAGGGACAACAATCTGGCATATCTATTGCACCTAGCAATTCTCTCTCATATGACTTTGAAACAGCAGAGAAAACTGTGAAAGCTTAAAGACCAAAGATAACCTACTTGCACAATTTCATTCAGGTCATCTTCTCTCTGCAGCACCTCTCTAGCCTTTGTCCTgatgttaataaaatccggATCAAATTGCTCATAGAAAGACTCTAATGCCTGAAAACATCAAAAGCAAACTAGTAAATACATAGTACTTTATCTACACTGACAATAGGAGTCAGGAAGCTTTACAAAGAAGAGATCTTcaatataacataaattattaaacaacaGATTCAAGAACTTACTGTTGAATACTTCGAGTAAGAAATAAGCCAGTTTACAGAAGGAAAATGCTTTCTCTGCGCAAGTTTCTTATCCAGACCCCAGAAGACCTgaataaagaaattgaaattcgtaaaaatttgatcataccaagctctttttgtataataataataattattattttatcatatcatGCTGGGACCAATGAAGAAAGTTGGAAACAAAGATCCATTAAGACTGAAAGTCAATTTGGTGCACTCCAAACATGAGGCGTACAATGAGACAGCAAACACTTTTTATTGCAACTTTAATAAGATAATTTGTTTTACGTTTTTTTCCTGTGAAAATAAACAGATAGGCAACTTCATTGTTTACCTGCACAATGCTGAGGGTGGCAGATGTTACAGGATCTGAGAAATCTCCTCCAGGAGGAGAAACTGCACCAACAATTGTGACACTACCAGTACGTTCTGGTCCACCAAGACATTTAACTTTCCCAGCACGTTCATAAAATGAGGCCAAACGTGCAGCCAGGTAAGCAGGATATCCACTATCTGCAGGCATTTCTGCCTGCGAGAAAAATCAACAAAGATATTGTTAAAGAGTAGAGTCAAAATGTACATTCCAATGTGCTGTGCATACAAAGAATGCCAATGAAGGGGAATACAAAAGGTACAATAGAAAAAACATTAAATTGCCATTGTTCTTGGGGTTTCGTAGCAGGGCATTTCAACACCATGTGCCAATTCATTATCCAGATACTAATATCTATGCTCTTAGTTGCAGCAATATCTCCTCACACTAGTGCCTCTTAAATAAGCATCATGATTTTTTTAGCAGATGGACAATTCTCAACAAAACCCCTATTTAACTACATTTATAATGAAACATATCATAAATTTCAATCTGGGAGAAATCTACCAACTAGTCAGCCATATCCCACAGGGCCAGAATGCTAACTGTACTATTATCAACCATGACATTGAGCTGCAGGCACCAGTAACTACTATCCCTGCATTTAACCAATCAATGTATTCATTCTACATCAGTCTCTGATTGTTTTGGAAATTGTTCCTACAGTGACATTTCCCTCCCTTCATTGTGAGCTTTTTTCATGGACGTCTACATTACAAATTACAGATGCACATACTTTTCATCATTCATAGACTTTTCActttttaaccaaaatgataataaaattaattaattaataaaataaaataaaataaatgcaaaaaaaattgtagcgTTACCATGCAATAACTTGTTGTCCAAGACCGACAATTGTGCCACATATATGAAGCATTTTTTTGCAAAGCCATCTCTTGTTTTCTTAACAAGAGTACAAATACAAAACATTGTCAAATCATGGCGAGCTTTTTCCCAGTAAAGGAACTTACCAGCC
This window contains:
- the LOC102608161 gene encoding AAA-ATPase At3g50940; this encodes MPKAKSVLSTAASLAASAMLIRSICNELLPTDIQDYIYSSLHNLSCHISPQITIVVEEFQGLSINEVFDAANVYLGSMTTTSSAQRFQVMKSEKEKRIGTTLNRNEEIVDVFGDLRLKWKFVCKQVQATKNRNLLQQDNNARLRSEVRHYELSFHRKHKDVVLNLYLPHVLEKAKAIKEENHMVKLHTVEYGCWDANDMVLKHAMNFNTLALDSELKKAIMEDLDNFMNGKEYYTRVGKAWKRGYLLYGPPGTGKSSLIAAMANHLKFDIYDLDLTDVQSNSDLRSLLLSMPSRSMLVIEDIDCSITLENRDSKDQAGHNQGDNKVTLSGLLNFIDGLWSCCSEGRIIIFTTNHKEKLDPALLRPGRMDMHIHMSYCTASVFEQLAFNYLGISHHHLFEQIEEMLMKVNVTPAEVAGELMKSKCKYAEISLQGIVKFLHAKMNEQHKVTN
- the LOC102607572 gene encoding AAA-ATPase At3g50940-like yields the protein MSKAKTVLSTAASLSASAMLIRSVANDFLPAELYGYLDSKIHLVSQYFSSQLTIVVEEFQGFSINQVFEAANYYLGNKATTTSAQRFRVGKSEKEKTFEIALDRNEETFDVFKDVTLKWKLVYTQVPSSMEYRNPNLGDYNASLRSEVRHYELSFHKKHKDVVLNLYLPHVLEKAKAIKEESKVVKLHTVMHMRWDANNIVLKHPMTFKTLALDSELKKEITEDLENFMNGKEYYTRIGKAWKRGYLLYGPPGTGKSSLIAAMANQLKFDIYDLDLSAVKSNSELRFLLLTMPSRSMLVIEDIDCSVKLQNRESSEVQATNQEENKVTLSGLLNFIDGLWSCCGEGRIIVFTTNHKEKLDPALLRPGRMDMHLHMSYCNTSVFKQLAFNYLGISHHHLFEQIEELIKEVNVTPAEVAGELMKSTNAEVSLNGLVKFLHAKMTQQQKATN